Part of the Leucobacter insecticola genome is shown below.
GGAGGATGGGGAAGTGCTAGAGCGTGATTGACTCCACAGGGAAGGTCAACACGATTGCCCCGCCGGTGGCGTAGTTTGCGACGTCGGCTTCGACAGTCTTGCCCTCGGGCGATGCCATTGCCGCTCCGAGGGCGGCCTCATTGGCGAACGTCGCCTGGAAGATGGCGAAGTAGGGAGCTTCGCCGGGATCGGTGATCCCGATAGAGAAAGTAATGTCTTGCACGCCGGGGAGCTTGGCGCACAGAGGCAAGTGCGTGCCGCGATAGTACGCCTCAAACTCGGCGCGGTCGGTGGGCTCGGGGTAGAGGACGGTGAGTTTGTGCACGGTGGATC
Proteins encoded:
- a CDS encoding EthD family reductase, translating into MHKLTVLYPEPTDRAEFEAYYRGTHLPLCAKLPGVQDITFSIGITDPGEAPYFAIFQATFANEAALGAAMASPEGKTVEADVANYATGGAIVLTFPVESITL